One genomic segment of Hymenobacter psoromatis includes these proteins:
- a CDS encoding DUF6326 family protein, with translation MSAKPAARRLRPLIDGPVPTRLKLGALWASVLFLYSYGDYFELYAPGKLRAMLASQTALGPVSQNALLGMAALMAIPSLMVGLTLLLPARPNQWANIVLGILYTGIMLLAIQDSWPFYKFFGVLEMALTLLISWIAWSWPMQPVPLAITSAAK, from the coding sequence ATGTCAGCCAAACCCGCCGCCCGCCGCCTTCGCCCGCTCATTGATGGGCCAGTGCCTACCCGTCTTAAGCTCGGAGCCCTGTGGGCTTCGGTGCTGTTTTTATATAGCTACGGGGATTATTTTGAGTTGTACGCGCCCGGTAAGCTGCGCGCCATGCTGGCCAGCCAAACGGCCCTGGGGCCGGTTTCTCAAAATGCCCTGCTGGGTATGGCGGCGCTCATGGCCATTCCGAGTCTTATGGTGGGGCTCACGCTGCTGCTGCCCGCCCGCCCAAACCAGTGGGCGAACATCGTGCTGGGCATTCTCTACACCGGTATTATGCTGCTGGCAATTCAGGACAGCTGGCCCTTCTACAAATTCTTCGGCGTGCTGGAAATGGCCCTAACCCTGCTCATCAGTTGGATTGCCTGGTCTTGGCCCATGCAGCCGGTTCCGCTGGCAATAACCAGCGCCGCCAAGTAA